A region of the Pseudarthrobacter sp. MM222 genome:
CTCCACCTTCACGAAGGACAAAAAATAATGGCTACTGGTACCGTCAAATGGTTTAACGCTGAAAAGGGCTTCGGCTTCATTTCCCCCGATGACTCCTCACAGGACGTCTTCGCACACTACTCCGCGATCGCCTCTTCCGGCTTCCGCTCCCTCGAAGAGAACCAGAAGGTCTCCTTCGAAACCGAGCAGGGCCCCAAGGGTCCCCAGGCCGTAAACATCCAGGCTCTCTAAGACTTAGCTTCCAGCTAACTCTTCTGAGTCCGGAACCTTACAGGTTTCGAGCAGGGTCCGTCATTGACGGGCCCTGCTTTTGTTTAACCCAGGTGTGCCGGCTCGGGCCCACTCAGCTGGCGGCTCGCATGCCACCTGGCGATGCGCAAAGGTCCCGTCGCTACGGGAATTCCAGTAGCGACAGGCATTTTGCGCGTCGTGGGGCAGTTGCGCCACGCCGGACCGCTCAAGCACCGTGCCGCTGGGTCAGGAACGCCGTCAGTGCAGGGTTGTCGATCTCCTTGGCCAGCCACGACACCGCCTGCGCGGCGGCGTCGTTCCCGAGCACCGCCCGGTGCGACTGGGCCCGCACCACAAACTCCCGCATGCCGCTGCGGCTGGCCAGCGCCGCCAGCCGGTCCGCGAACTCCGACGCCCGCTGCGACCCCGTGGCGAGCGCGACCTCCGCAGCAGCATCCAGCAGCCGGGCCGAATACCAGAGGTACCACGGCTTCGGTTCCATGCCCCGGCCGATCCAGTGTTCGGCGGCGGCCAAATCCCCGCGGGCCAGGAACAGCCGGGCTTCGGCGCCTGCTGCCAGCGCCATATAGCAGTGGTCGCCGGCGAGTTCGGCCATCACCCAGGAACGGTCGATCAGGGCCTCGGCGTCCTCCAGCCGGCCCGCGGCAAGGTAGGTCTCGCCGCGGACGCCGTCGACAAACGGTTCGAACGCCGTCCAGTGCTCCGCCTTAACGCCTTCCTGCGCCTGATCCAAAGATGCCGCCGCCGGTCCCAGCTCACCCCTGAGCAGATGCACACGGCCCAACAACGCTGCGCTGAACGCCTGTTGCCGGCGGTTCCGCACCGCCTCCGCGAGCCTTCCGGATTCGGTAAGGGCCGTCACCGCGTCCTCGTAGTGCGCGGTGTCCGAGGCCAGCATGCCCTGGATCGCCAGGATCCGCGCCTGTTCGTCCGGGATTCCCTGCGCGGCCTGCATCGCCCGGTCCAGCCAGCCGGCCGCGCGGTCCGGGACCCCGCGCTGGACGGAAAGATAGCCCAACTCGCGCAAGGCCGCGGCGGCGGTCCGGGAGACGCCGTCGGCCGCCTCGGCGGACAGCGCACGGTGCAGGAAATCGGCAACCTCGGCGCCGCGG
Encoded here:
- a CDS encoding cold-shock protein — encoded protein: MATGTVKWFNAEKGFGFISPDDSSQDVFAHYSAIASSGFRSLEENQKVSFETEQGPKGPQAVNIQAL
- a CDS encoding tetratricopeptide repeat protein gives rise to the protein MAETWIRLLGPPAIESPGTAPPQPRGRKAWAVLAYLALQPEGTGRSRTAALLFPDAADPLGALRWNLSELRRTLGGVSITGDPLRLELVPPWRCDALELVGPAGNGGLDPHRVSGQLLEGLVFADSPVFDSWLADQRYRLENCVQGLLYEAALAALASGAPGDAVELSSQALRRDPFNADCAAVLVKALVAAGEHRRAREQVSKFEDLYHRELGLPLPAEVRRALAASGPAADPGIPATLATVRSYLDAGSASLSAGAVDRGLDQLRLAVVLAQRQGDRHLIAESLVTLSGALIHQAGGRGAEVADFLHRALSAEAADGVSRTAAAALRELGYLSVQRGVPDRAAGWLDRAMQAAQGIPDEQARILAIQGMLASDTAHYEDAVTALTESGRLAEAVRNRRQQAFSAALLGRVHLLRGELGPAAASLDQAQEGVKAEHWTAFEPFVDGVRGETYLAAGRLEDAEALIDRSWVMAELAGDHCYMALAAGAEARLFLARGDLAAAEHWIGRGMEPKPWYLWYSARLLDAAAEVALATGSQRASEFADRLAALASRSGMREFVVRAQSHRAVLGNDAAAQAVSWLAKEIDNPALTAFLTQRHGA